A window of the Euzebya pacifica genome harbors these coding sequences:
- a CDS encoding M48 family metalloprotease, producing the protein MLAVGSYFGGQSGLTIALVLALAMNVGSYWFSDKLAIRMARAEPADPTSYPWYHQMVGDLAARAGQPLPRLFVSPSPQPNAFATGRNPTHAAVCVNQGLIDILDREEMEGVLAHELSHVYNRDILIGSVAATLATAITFMARFGLFFGGGGRDREGGGLGGGILTIFLAPIAAMLIQFAVTRSRETQADTSGAELTGKPMALASALQKLEAGGKARARLGGTPAEASSAFQSLYISAPFGGLGSMGGLFRTHPKTEDRVANLRDIARRMGQLG; encoded by the coding sequence ATGCTGGCGGTCGGGTCGTACTTCGGCGGTCAGAGTGGCCTGACGATCGCGCTGGTCCTCGCGCTGGCGATGAACGTCGGCTCGTACTGGTTCAGCGACAAGCTGGCCATCCGCATGGCGCGCGCCGAACCGGCCGACCCCACGTCCTACCCGTGGTACCACCAGATGGTCGGCGACCTCGCGGCCCGGGCCGGCCAGCCGCTGCCCAGGCTGTTCGTCTCACCGTCCCCGCAGCCCAACGCCTTCGCGACCGGCCGCAACCCCACGCATGCCGCGGTGTGCGTCAACCAGGGCCTGATCGACATCCTCGACCGCGAGGAGATGGAGGGCGTGCTCGCCCACGAGCTGTCCCACGTCTACAACCGCGACATCCTGATCGGTTCGGTGGCAGCCACCCTTGCGACCGCCATCACCTTCATGGCCCGCTTCGGGCTGTTCTTCGGGGGCGGCGGCCGCGACCGTGAGGGCGGCGGCCTCGGCGGTGGCATCCTCACCATCTTCCTCGCCCCGATCGCGGCGATGCTGATCCAGTTCGCCGTCACCCGCAGCCGCGAGACGCAGGCAGACACCTCCGGGGCCGAGCTGACCGGAAAGCCGATGGCGCTCGCCAGCGCCCTGCAGAAGCTCGAGGCCGGTGGCAAGGCCCGTGCCCGGCTCGGCGGCACCCCCGCCGAGGCCTCCTCTGCGTTCCAGTCGCTCTACATCTCCGCCCCCTTCGGCGGCTTGGGCAGCATGGGTGGGCTGTTCCGCACCCACCCGAAGACCGAGGACCGGGTCGCCAACCTGCGCGACATCGCCCGCCGGATGGGCCAGCTGGGCTGA
- a CDS encoding YajQ family cyclic di-GMP-binding protein: MADSSFDVVAEVDRQEVDNALNQTSKELAQRFDFKGTGASIRWSGEDILIEANSEERVEAALDVLKTRMVKRKLSQKALDVGEVKPGSSGIYRLEISLVNGIPKDKAKEMVKLIKASKLKVTPSMQDEQIRVSAKSRDALQEVQALLRNNDQDLPLRFTNYK, translated from the coding sequence ATGGCAGATTCCAGCTTTGACGTAGTGGCCGAGGTCGACCGACAGGAGGTCGACAACGCGCTGAACCAGACCAGCAAGGAGCTGGCCCAGCGCTTCGACTTCAAGGGGACCGGCGCCAGCATCCGCTGGTCCGGCGAGGACATCCTGATCGAGGCGAACAGCGAGGAGCGCGTCGAGGCCGCCCTCGACGTGCTGAAGACCCGCATGGTGAAGCGCAAGCTCAGCCAGAAGGCCCTCGACGTGGGCGAGGTCAAGCCCGGCTCGAGCGGCATCTACCGGCTGGAGATCTCCTTGGTGAACGGGATCCCCAAGGACAAGGCCAAGGAGATGGTCAAGCTCATCAAGGCGTCCAAGCTGAAGGTGACCCCGTCCATGCAGGACGAGCAGATCCGGGTCAGCGCCAAGTCCCGCGACGCCCTGCAGGAGGTGCAGGCCCTGCTGCGGAACAACGACCAGGACCTTCCCCTTCGGTTCACGAACTACAAGTAG
- the nuoL gene encoding NADH-quinone oxidoreductase subunit L — protein MISDYAWLIPVLPAVSAVLTLLFGKKMKGKGAEFGITALALAFALSVLVAVEVFSANVQAVADLEEYHETHAEDADHAEEGDHAEDGEAADEAHTEETSLRSGSPLDGIMVAAAGLEGLDLAAAGGEAIEIPEGISSFVNEGSLSLGQLGGDFELEAGQRIDGLAAMMFLLVTFVSLMVHIYSTGYMKGEPRYTYYFTLLSLFTMSMLIMVIANNMLQLLVGWELVGVCSFLLIGFYWEGRSNQHAAQKAFLTTKFGDVGLMVGVVSLWAQFGTFNIGEIIDMATHAEQAGGAPLETGLLTFGLISLFIGAIGKSAQFPLQTWLPDAMAGPTPVSALIHAATMVTAGIFLVARIYPVYQLSPAALAVIAVIGAITLFSMGFLALVQDDIKRVLAYSTVSQLGYMVAALAFSYTAGIFHLFTHGFFKALLFLASGSVIHAVHSNDMVNMGGLRKYMPATFWTWIIGTLALSAIFPLAGFWSKDEVLAGAFDSMGYTGNLVWILGGLGGFVTAFYMARATTMTFFGDYRGKIDDTHPAPHESPRSMKWPLIALSVPALAIGFINLPFDFAHSWGFAAWTMPSLEYFEGHPPHFFLSLAVGSTVLGVAGLAAGYFMYRTYKAPAEDPFNNLGLVTTVLQRKYFLDDLYSGLIMTTVRDRISPAVYWINDNVIDRVVYLAGIGTRSLGRGVYRVVDQKVIDGAINGAGTGANWTGGLIKFAQSGNVQFYAGAMFIGVFVFAVLFAAAA, from the coding sequence ATGATCTCTGACTACGCATGGTTGATCCCGGTGCTGCCGGCGGTCTCGGCGGTCCTGACCCTGCTCTTCGGCAAGAAGATGAAGGGCAAGGGCGCCGAGTTCGGCATCACTGCGCTGGCCCTTGCCTTCGCCCTGTCGGTCCTGGTCGCCGTCGAGGTGTTCTCCGCCAACGTCCAGGCCGTGGCCGATCTCGAGGAGTACCACGAGACCCACGCCGAGGACGCCGATCACGCCGAGGAGGGTGACCACGCCGAGGACGGTGAGGCCGCCGACGAGGCGCACACCGAAGAGACGTCCCTGCGATCGGGGTCCCCGCTCGACGGGATCATGGTGGCCGCCGCAGGACTCGAGGGCCTCGACCTCGCGGCCGCGGGTGGGGAGGCGATCGAGATCCCCGAGGGCATCTCGAGCTTCGTCAACGAGGGATCGTTGTCGCTCGGCCAGCTCGGCGGTGACTTCGAGCTCGAAGCCGGCCAGCGCATCGACGGCCTGGCCGCGATGATGTTCCTGCTGGTCACCTTCGTCAGCCTGATGGTGCACATCTACTCCACGGGCTACATGAAGGGCGAGCCCCGGTACACCTACTACTTCACGCTCCTCAGCCTGTTCACCATGTCGATGCTGATCATGGTGATCGCCAACAACATGCTGCAGCTGCTCGTCGGCTGGGAGCTGGTCGGTGTCTGTTCGTTCCTGCTGATCGGCTTCTACTGGGAGGGCCGCTCCAACCAGCACGCCGCCCAGAAGGCCTTCCTGACCACCAAGTTCGGTGACGTCGGGCTGATGGTCGGTGTGGTCTCCCTGTGGGCGCAGTTCGGCACCTTCAACATCGGCGAGATCATCGACATGGCCACCCACGCCGAGCAGGCGGGTGGTGCACCCCTCGAGACGGGGTTGCTGACCTTCGGGCTGATCTCGCTGTTCATCGGCGCCATCGGCAAGTCCGCGCAGTTCCCCCTGCAGACCTGGCTCCCCGATGCCATGGCCGGCCCGACGCCCGTGTCGGCCCTGATCCACGCGGCCACGATGGTGACCGCGGGCATCTTCCTCGTCGCGCGGATCTACCCCGTGTACCAGCTGTCCCCGGCGGCCCTTGCCGTCATCGCGGTCATCGGCGCCATCACGCTGTTCTCCATGGGCTTCCTCGCCCTGGTGCAGGACGACATCAAGCGTGTCCTGGCCTACTCCACGGTGTCGCAGCTCGGCTACATGGTCGCGGCGCTGGCCTTCAGCTACACGGCAGGCATCTTCCACCTCTTCACCCACGGGTTCTTCAAGGCGCTGCTGTTCCTTGCCTCCGGCTCGGTCATCCACGCCGTGCACTCCAACGACATGGTCAACATGGGTGGGCTGCGCAAGTACATGCCGGCGACGTTCTGGACCTGGATCATCGGCACGCTGGCCCTGTCCGCGATCTTCCCGCTGGCCGGGTTCTGGTCCAAGGACGAGGTGCTGGCCGGTGCCTTCGACTCGATGGGCTACACGGGCAACCTCGTCTGGATCCTCGGCGGCCTGGGTGGGTTCGTGACGGCCTTCTACATGGCCCGCGCCACCACGATGACCTTCTTCGGGGACTACCGCGGCAAGATCGACGACACGCACCCGGCGCCGCACGAGTCGCCGCGGTCCATGAAGTGGCCGCTGATCGCCCTGTCGGTGCCGGCGCTGGCCATCGGCTTCATCAACCTGCCGTTCGACTTCGCCCACTCGTGGGGGTTCGCGGCCTGGACGATGCCGTCCCTGGAGTACTTCGAGGGACACCCCCCGCACTTCTTCCTCAGCCTCGCCGTCGGCTCGACGGTGCTCGGTGTCGCCGGCCTCGCCGCTGGCTACTTCATGTACCGCACCTACAAGGCCCCGGCCGAGGACCCGTTCAACAACCTCGGGTTGGTCACCACCGTCCTGCAGCGCAAGTACTTCCTGGACGACCTGTACTCCGGCCTGATCATGACCACCGTCCGCGACCGGATCAGCCCGGCCGTCTACTGGATCAACGACAACGTGATCGACCGGGTCGTGTACCTGGCCGGCATCGGCACCCGCAGCCTCGGCCGTGGCGTGTACCGGGTCGTGGACCAGAAGGTCATCGACGGCGCGATCAACGGTGCCGGAACCGGCGCCAACTGGACCGGTGGCCTGATCAAGTTCGCACAGTCAGGCAACGTGCAGTTCTATGCCGGCGCGATGTTCATCGGCGTCTTCGTCTTCGCAGTGCTGTTCGCAGCGGCTGCATAA
- a CDS encoding complex I subunit 1/NuoH family protein, whose translation MESVLALDNFWLALLLKLAGCVVFFLTIPLVAGYQEHKVMAFMQNRLGPMEAGPFGALQLVADGIKFIQKEDIRPATADKWVFNLAPGVVLIPTLLMIVVIPLSPGGFAEALDIGIFFALAVSSVSVVGVMMAAWGSASKYSLIGGLREAAQLIAYEIPLFLAAAAIVMQAGTMSMVGIVEAQANYTAFGIPVPYAVPQVIGLFVFSCAVLAELNRPPFDMPIADSEVIAGHMTEYSGLRFAFFLLTEFAGMVVFSAFIVVMYLGGWYIWPGIPMPDNALLANLLGTVVTLGKILLLVGVMTWLRSTFPRLREDQLQKFAWTVMIPLAILQIVVVAIFKVVA comes from the coding sequence ATGGAATCAGTCCTCGCACTCGACAACTTCTGGCTTGCGCTTCTGCTGAAGCTGGCCGGTTGTGTCGTGTTCTTCCTGACCATCCCCTTGGTGGCCGGGTACCAGGAACACAAGGTCATGGCGTTCATGCAGAACCGGCTCGGGCCGATGGAAGCCGGTCCGTTCGGTGCCCTGCAGCTCGTCGCCGACGGCATCAAGTTCATCCAGAAGGAGGACATCCGCCCGGCCACGGCCGACAAGTGGGTGTTCAACCTCGCCCCCGGTGTGGTGCTGATCCCCACCCTCCTGATGATCGTCGTCATCCCGTTGTCGCCCGGCGGCTTCGCCGAGGCGCTCGACATCGGCATCTTCTTCGCCCTCGCGGTGTCGTCGGTGTCGGTGGTCGGCGTGATGATGGCCGCCTGGGGCTCGGCGTCGAAGTACTCCCTGATCGGTGGCCTGCGTGAAGCAGCCCAGCTGATCGCCTACGAGATCCCGCTGTTCCTGGCCGCGGCCGCCATCGTGATGCAGGCCGGCACCATGTCCATGGTCGGCATCGTCGAGGCCCAGGCGAACTACACCGCCTTCGGCATCCCCGTGCCCTACGCCGTGCCACAGGTCATCGGCCTGTTCGTGTTCTCCTGCGCCGTCCTCGCCGAGCTGAACCGGCCGCCCTTCGACATGCCGATCGCCGACTCGGAGGTGATCGCGGGGCACATGACGGAGTACTCCGGCCTGCGCTTCGCCTTCTTCCTGCTGACCGAGTTCGCCGGCATGGTCGTCTTCAGCGCCTTCATCGTCGTGATGTACCTGGGTGGTTGGTACATCTGGCCGGGCATCCCGATGCCCGACAACGCGCTGCTCGCCAACCTGCTCGGCACGGTGGTGACGCTCGGCAAGATCCTCCTGCTGGTCGGTGTGATGACGTGGCTGCGGTCCACCTTCCCACGTCTCCGCGAGGACCAGCTCCAGAAGTTCGCGTGGACCGTCATGATCCCCCTCGCAATCCTGCAGATCGTCGTCGTGGCGATCTTCAAGGTGGTCGCATAG
- a CDS encoding NADH-quinone oxidoreductase subunit N: MDLDPKLIDWVSLTPELILLTTTFVVLLTEPFLPRNKVWIVNPISIIGVLGSLAAVIGLAIDGTDRRSFGNMFVVDNYALLFKGFFLAGGLLILLLSWRYFQEIRTYQGEYYFLLLASYVGMLLMPSARDLVMVFIALEIVSVPGFVMAGLRKFDLKSNEGALKFFLFGVLSVAVLLFGASIVYGFTGTTDLVLLGERLGAFAGDPMVLAALLFVIVGFGFKISAVPFHFWAPDTYEGAPLPVTAFLSVLSKAAGMAGLLQVCFIAFEPLADVWAPILAIIAIVTMTLGNLTAMQQSNIVRLLAYSSVSTGGFILVPFGIVQTGAADINSQAFSAVMVYLLVYSVMNIGAFAVVTAVARTRPGKQISDFAGLGLTQPGLAVPLTLFLVALTGIPPLVGWYAKFVILLAVAQPLNAIGVVLAAAIVVNSVIGAFYYLRVARTMWMDAPPEGVERVRPGAPLWVAIGGLAVAAVVLGLLPQAFAGFAEMSTLVAAGS; this comes from the coding sequence ATGGATCTCGACCCGAAGCTGATCGACTGGGTGTCGCTGACACCCGAGCTGATCCTGCTCACAACCACGTTCGTGGTGCTGCTGACCGAACCGTTCCTGCCGCGCAACAAGGTCTGGATCGTCAACCCGATCTCGATCATCGGGGTGCTCGGGTCGCTGGCCGCCGTCATCGGCCTCGCCATCGACGGCACCGACCGCCGGTCGTTCGGCAACATGTTCGTCGTCGACAACTACGCGCTGCTGTTCAAGGGGTTCTTCCTGGCCGGTGGCCTGCTGATCCTCCTGCTCAGCTGGCGGTACTTCCAGGAGATCCGCACCTACCAGGGCGAGTACTACTTCCTGCTGCTGGCCTCCTACGTCGGCATGCTGCTGATGCCGTCGGCGCGTGACCTGGTGATGGTCTTCATCGCGCTGGAGATCGTCTCGGTCCCCGGCTTCGTCATGGCGGGCCTGCGGAAGTTCGACCTCAAGTCCAACGAGGGTGCCCTGAAGTTCTTCCTCTTCGGCGTGCTGAGCGTTGCCGTCCTGCTGTTCGGCGCCTCGATCGTGTACGGCTTCACCGGCACCACCGACCTGGTGCTGCTCGGTGAACGGCTCGGTGCCTTCGCCGGTGACCCCATGGTGCTGGCCGCGCTGCTGTTCGTGATCGTCGGCTTCGGCTTCAAGATCTCTGCGGTGCCGTTCCACTTCTGGGCCCCCGACACCTACGAGGGTGCGCCCCTCCCGGTGACCGCGTTCCTGTCGGTGCTGTCCAAGGCCGCCGGTATGGCCGGCCTGCTGCAGGTCTGCTTCATCGCCTTCGAACCGCTGGCTGACGTGTGGGCACCGATCCTGGCCATCATCGCCATCGTCACGATGACGCTGGGCAACCTGACCGCGATGCAGCAGTCCAACATCGTTCGCCTGCTGGCCTACTCCTCGGTCTCCACCGGTGGGTTCATCCTGGTGCCCTTCGGCATCGTGCAGACGGGTGCGGCCGACATCAACAGCCAGGCGTTCTCCGCCGTCATGGTCTACCTGCTGGTGTACTCGGTGATGAACATCGGCGCGTTCGCCGTGGTCACCGCGGTCGCCCGCACGCGGCCCGGCAAGCAGATCAGTGACTTCGCGGGCCTCGGGCTGACCCAGCCCGGGCTGGCCGTCCCGCTGACGCTGTTCCTGGTCGCCCTGACCGGTATCCCGCCGCTGGTCGGCTGGTACGCCAAGTTCGTCATCCTGCTGGCCGTTGCGCAACCGCTCAACGCCATCGGTGTGGTGCTTGCGGCCGCGATCGTCGTCAACTCCGTGATCGGCGCCTTCTACTACCTGCGGGTCGCCCGCACGATGTGGATGGACGCCCCGCCGGAGGGTGTCGAGCGCGTTCGTCCGGGTGCCCCGCTGTGGGTCGCCATCGGTGGCCTCGCCGTCGCCGCGGTCGTCCTCGGCCTGCTGCCCCAGGCGTTCGCCGGCTTCGCGGAGATGTCGACCCTGGTCGCTGCTGGCAGCTAG
- a CDS encoding NADH-quinone oxidoreductase subunit J family protein, translating to MDLQLADYWMLLTFILGGAAALLVVVSKNVVHSALYLVIALLSVAGVFLLLGAEFLAWTQVLVYAGAVIVLILFGLMLTRAPIGPIREDTENTRLAFGVAAALFVFMMVVIIGSFGDTRLELVPTLTIDLASFLYVEWAFPLLALGFLLTVSLVGAIIIARQEVGEGPDPVDGDYIDRSEVPAAREGDSWAEPGAFVRDSQSPAAISGKADS from the coding sequence ATGGATCTGCAGCTCGCTGACTACTGGATGCTGCTGACCTTCATCCTCGGCGGCGCCGCAGCGCTGCTCGTGGTGGTCAGCAAGAACGTCGTCCACTCCGCGCTGTACCTCGTCATCGCACTGCTGAGCGTGGCCGGGGTGTTCCTGCTGCTCGGCGCGGAGTTCCTCGCCTGGACCCAGGTGCTGGTCTACGCCGGTGCCGTGATCGTCCTGATCCTGTTCGGCCTCATGCTGACGCGAGCCCCCATCGGCCCCATCCGGGAGGACACCGAGAACACTCGGTTGGCCTTCGGCGTGGCGGCCGCGCTGTTCGTGTTCATGATGGTCGTCATCATCGGCAGCTTCGGCGACACCCGCCTGGAGCTCGTGCCGACGCTCACGATCGACCTGGCCAGCTTCCTCTACGTCGAGTGGGCCTTCCCGCTGCTGGCGCTCGGCTTCCTGCTGACCGTCTCCCTGGTCGGTGCGATCATCATCGCCCGGCAGGAGGTCGGCGAGGGCCCCGACCCGGTCGACGGCGACTACATCGACCGTTCCGAGGTCCCGGCTGCCCGTGAGGGCGACAGCTGGGCCGAGCCCGGCGCGTTCGTCCGTGACAGCCAGTCCCCCGCGGCGATCAGCGGAAAGGCGGACTCCTAG
- the nuoK gene encoding NADH-quinone oxidoreductase subunit NuoK produces the protein MLAVFPLAFAALLFCLGVYGVLARRNAVLVLMSVEMMLSAVTINLVTFGAFGASNGDLILTGQIFALLVLAVGAAEVGIGLAIILLLYRNRASVNIDDADLMRY, from the coding sequence GTGCTTGCCGTGTTCCCCCTGGCCTTCGCGGCCCTGTTGTTCTGCCTCGGCGTCTACGGCGTCCTGGCCCGCCGCAACGCGGTGCTGGTGCTGATGAGCGTGGAGATGATGCTCTCCGCCGTCACCATCAACCTGGTCACCTTCGGCGCCTTCGGTGCATCCAACGGCGACCTGATCCTGACCGGTCAGATCTTCGCGCTGCTGGTCCTGGCCGTCGGCGCGGCCGAGGTCGGCATCGGCCTGGCCATCATCCTCCTGCTCTACCGCAACCGCGCCAGCGTCAACATCGACGACGCTGACCTGATGCGCTACTAG
- a CDS encoding cell wall-binding repeat-containing protein: protein MATRRTLATVLAAALLLALSVQPVVGQPPTTARLGDSTDVVLAAVDVSRATFSHGAAEYAVIGRDDSFPDNLAATSLAGTRGPLLYTTGGATAYLRSETLVELQRVVAPLDSTCTTADAEEGFHVYLVGGTNAVSATAEQQLVDANYCVFRLAGDSRYETAAAIASEVRRRFGSEEVLIARADDWADAATGGAYAAFADVPILVTDTGSLHPAAEAFLAEPGFSGLPATSRAHVLGGTAAISAGVEDEIAAYADTNRVAGTARDLTALAIETQLWGNDAGTGRQLVNGYAELGWAYAFAAAPTAAVDRTPQVYTFGDVLIDSACAHLVDERAQHATGIGPELLMLPQVLDAAAAAMATGSCDGEPVAGSAETLVFVVDDVLDPEAGSTPGLYVAETSGANPRLLRAGDFYGLPSWDPTASWVVAPEDTDGDGLAESIAQVWLDGRREILHSVAQPVGGGQTTIGNVAVNPRVTKSVEIAFEQITFDRGEGDPLVEVLVHSAKGGTISLTESGSAQLSSDPYDHRGLLTLSDGGIVRYEDEVTLELVDLAPGDFAYPEWSADGDIAYRSTNGLDVTLPGANGGAFTVTPESVHDHDWFPSGDRLAYGYFDNALGEPVVAVSDLKGTNPGVEQVLPGYGRPEVSADGTHLALIGPEGIEVLDLETNATTRIAPVSFTYAYPPYYADGG, encoded by the coding sequence ATGGCTACCCGTCGAACGCTCGCGACCGTCCTTGCCGCAGCATTGCTGCTGGCCCTCTCCGTCCAGCCGGTGGTGGGTCAGCCGCCGACGACCGCACGGCTCGGCGACAGCACGGACGTGGTCCTGGCCGCCGTCGACGTGTCGCGGGCAACCTTCTCCCACGGTGCGGCGGAGTACGCCGTCATCGGCCGTGACGACAGCTTCCCCGACAACCTGGCGGCAACCTCCCTGGCAGGGACGCGCGGCCCGCTGCTGTACACCACGGGCGGTGCGACCGCGTACCTTCGGTCGGAGACGCTGGTCGAGCTGCAACGGGTCGTCGCGCCGTTGGACTCCACCTGCACGACGGCCGACGCCGAGGAGGGATTCCACGTCTACCTCGTCGGGGGCACCAACGCGGTGTCCGCGACGGCCGAGCAGCAGCTCGTCGACGCGAACTACTGCGTCTTCCGCCTGGCTGGGGACAGCCGCTACGAGACCGCGGCCGCGATCGCCAGCGAGGTCCGTCGACGGTTCGGATCCGAGGAGGTCCTGATCGCCCGGGCCGACGACTGGGCCGACGCCGCCACCGGTGGGGCCTACGCGGCGTTCGCCGATGTGCCGATCCTCGTGACCGACACCGGTTCGCTGCATCCCGCCGCAGAGGCCTTCCTTGCCGAGCCCGGGTTCTCCGGCCTTCCGGCGACCAGCCGGGCCCACGTCCTCGGCGGCACGGCCGCCATCAGCGCGGGGGTCGAGGACGAGATCGCCGCGTATGCCGACACCAACCGCGTCGCGGGGACCGCCCGCGACCTGACCGCGCTGGCCATCGAGACCCAGCTGTGGGGCAACGACGCCGGGACCGGCCGGCAGCTGGTCAACGGCTATGCCGAGCTCGGCTGGGCCTACGCCTTCGCCGCCGCCCCCACGGCCGCCGTCGACCGGACGCCGCAGGTCTACACCTTCGGCGACGTGCTCATCGACTCGGCCTGCGCCCACCTCGTGGACGAACGGGCCCAGCACGCGACCGGGATCGGCCCGGAGCTCCTGATGCTCCCCCAGGTCCTCGACGCTGCGGCGGCCGCCATGGCCACGGGCTCGTGTGACGGCGAGCCCGTCGCGGGGAGTGCCGAGACCCTCGTCTTCGTGGTGGACGACGTGCTGGACCCCGAGGCCGGGTCCACGCCGGGCCTGTACGTGGCCGAGACCTCGGGTGCGAACCCCCGACTGCTGCGGGCCGGTGACTTCTACGGCCTGCCGTCGTGGGACCCGACCGCCTCGTGGGTCGTGGCACCGGAGGACACCGACGGTGACGGCCTGGCCGAGTCCATCGCCCAGGTGTGGCTCGACGGCCGCCGCGAGATCCTCCACTCGGTGGCACAACCCGTCGGGGGCGGGCAGACCACCATCGGCAACGTCGCCGTCAACCCACGGGTGACGAAGTCCGTCGAGATCGCCTTCGAGCAGATCACCTTCGATCGAGGTGAGGGGGACCCCCTCGTCGAGGTCCTCGTCCACAGCGCCAAGGGCGGGACCATCAGCCTGACCGAGAGCGGATCCGCCCAGCTGTCCTCCGACCCCTACGACCATCGCGGACTGCTGACCCTGTCCGACGGCGGGATCGTCCGGTACGAGGACGAGGTGACCCTCGAGCTCGTGGACCTCGCACCGGGCGACTTCGCCTACCCCGAGTGGAGTGCCGACGGCGACATCGCCTACCGCAGCACCAACGGACTGGACGTGACCCTGCCCGGTGCTAACGGTGGCGCCTTCACGGTCACGCCCGAGTCTGTCCACGACCACGACTGGTTCCCGTCGGGGGATCGGCTGGCGTACGGGTACTTCGACAACGCGCTCGGCGAACCGGTCGTGGCCGTGTCCGACCTGAAGGGCACCAACCCGGGCGTCGAGCAGGTCCTGCCCGGATACGGACGTCCGGAGGTGTCGGCCGACGGCACCCACCTGGCCCTCATCGGACCCGAGGGGATCGAGGTCCTCGACCTCGAGACGAACGCGACCACGCGGATCGCGCCGGTGTCGTTCACCTACGCCTACCCGCCGTACTACGCCGACGGGGGTTGA
- a CDS encoding complex I subunit 4 family protein translates to MFWSDWAITLTLFTPLIGAIAIALIPSKSEESAKPVALVVSIIGFALSLGILAGYDFGASGLQYEVNIPWIDAVGARYHIGIDGISLPLFVLSYLLTFLCSVYAYHHIESPGKPKAFLALMLLLQTGMAGTFIAFDLILFFIFWELVLVPMYFMIGVWGGPRREYAAVKFFLYTLFGSVFMLVAFLALRFTGNTFDIVELAELGQSGAFSETFQRLAFLGIFLGFAIKVPMWPFHTWLPDAHTEAPTVGSVLLAGILLKMGTYGFVRIAIPILPEGAIDFAPIIGVLSVIAIIYGALCCLAQTDLKRLIAFSSVGHMGFVMLGIATLTPVGINAAIFGMIAHGVITGMLFFVVGSMKERYHTRDIAEIGGGVLQTMPKMAAVFTFVSIASLGLPGLAGFPGEFGALLSAFQPAAALEAGGLLTLYRVLMVLAAFGTVLTAGYFLYMLQRINMGSAPKRWLEAGLADISVIEWGTWLPLLAMTLLLGVLPFLVWGITTPDVNEIMSFFSG, encoded by the coding sequence ATGTTCTGGTCCGACTGGGCAATCACCCTCACCCTCTTCACGCCGCTGATCGGCGCGATCGCCATCGCGCTGATCCCCAGCAAGTCAGAGGAGTCCGCCAAGCCCGTTGCGCTGGTCGTCTCCATCATCGGCTTCGCGCTGAGCCTGGGGATCCTCGCCGGCTACGACTTCGGCGCCTCCGGGCTGCAGTACGAGGTCAACATCCCCTGGATCGATGCGGTCGGGGCGCGGTACCACATCGGCATCGACGGGATCTCCCTGCCGCTGTTCGTGCTGAGCTACCTGCTGACGTTCCTGTGCAGCGTGTACGCCTACCACCACATCGAGTCGCCGGGGAAGCCCAAGGCCTTCCTCGCGCTGATGCTGCTGCTGCAGACGGGCATGGCCGGGACGTTCATCGCCTTCGACCTGATCCTGTTCTTCATCTTCTGGGAGCTGGTCCTGGTCCCGATGTACTTCATGATCGGCGTCTGGGGTGGCCCGCGTCGTGAGTACGCCGCGGTCAAGTTCTTCCTCTACACGCTGTTCGGGTCGGTCTTCATGCTGGTCGCCTTCCTGGCCCTGCGGTTCACCGGCAACACCTTCGACATCGTCGAGCTCGCCGAGCTCGGCCAGTCCGGCGCGTTCAGCGAGACCTTCCAGCGCCTGGCGTTCCTCGGCATCTTCCTCGGCTTCGCCATCAAGGTTCCGATGTGGCCGTTCCACACCTGGCTGCCCGACGCCCACACCGAGGCGCCCACGGTCGGCTCGGTCCTGCTGGCCGGCATCCTGCTGAAGATGGGCACCTACGGGTTCGTCCGCATCGCCATCCCGATCCTCCCCGAGGGTGCGATCGACTTCGCGCCGATCATCGGTGTGCTCAGCGTCATCGCGATCATCTACGGCGCGTTGTGCTGCTTGGCACAGACCGACCTGAAGCGCCTCATCGCGTTCTCCTCGGTGGGCCACATGGGCTTCGTGATGCTCGGCATCGCCACGCTGACCCCCGTCGGCATCAACGCCGCGATCTTCGGGATGATCGCCCACGGCGTCATCACCGGGATGCTGTTCTTCGTGGTCGGTTCCATGAAGGAGCGCTACCACACGCGTGACATCGCCGAGATCGGCGGTGGGGTGCTGCAGACGATGCCGAAGATGGCCGCGGTGTTCACCTTCGTGTCGATCGCATCGCTCGGCCTGCCGGGCCTCGCGGGGTTCCCCGGCGAGTTCGGTGCGCTCCTGTCGGCCTTCCAGCCCGCGGCGGCCCTCGAGGCCGGCGGCCTGCTGACCCTCTACCGGGTGCTCATGGTCCTGGCGGCCTTCGGCACCGTCCTGACCGCTGGTTACTTCCTCTACATGCTGCAGCGCATCAACATGGGCTCAGCCCCCAAGCGGTGGCTCGAGGCCGGCCTGGCCGACATCTCCGTCATCGAGTGGGGCACCTGGCTGCCCCTGCTGGCCATGACGCTGCTGCTGGGCGTCCTCCCGTTCCTCGTCTGGGGCATCACCACCCCCGACGTGAACGAGATCATGTCGTTCTTCAGCGGCTGA